The following are from one region of the Tenacibaculum dicentrarchi genome:
- the rpsA gene encoding 30S ribosomal protein S1: protein MSEEKNTAAEAVTVNPAEFLATFNWHKYEEGIDEVDESKLKEFEKALEGTVGFVNERDVIEGTVTRITDRDAIIDINSKSEGVISLNEFRYNPGLKLGDSVEVLVDKREDASGQLVLSHKKARVIKAWERVNNAHETGEIVNGFVKCRTRGGMIVDVFGIEAFLPGSQIDVKPIRDYDQYVEKTMEFKVVKINHEFKNVVVSHKALIEADLEDQKKEIIGQLEKGQVLEGVVKNITSYGVFVDLGGVDGLVHITDLSWSRINHPNEVVELDQKLNVVILDFDDNKSRIQLGLKQLSSHPWEALNTDLKVGDKVKGKVVVLADYGAFVEVEEGVEGLIHVSEMSWSTHLRSAQDFVKVGDEVEAQILTLDREDRKMSLGMKQLHPDPWTDITTKYPVNSKHTGTVRNYTNFGVFVELEEGIDGLVYISDLSWTKKIKHPSDFVTVGDKLDVQVLELDVENRKLNLGHKQTQDNPWDAHEATYSIGSTHEGSIKEKNDKGATVVFADGIEAFAPTRFLEKEDGSKLEKGDAVKFIVTEFSKEYRRIVVSHTSLFKEEEKKNIKAAAKKAADVEKTTLGDIGGLAELKRKMEGK from the coding sequence ATGTCTGAAGAAAAAAACACAGCTGCTGAGGCAGTAACAGTAAACCCAGCAGAATTTTTAGCAACATTTAACTGGCATAAATACGAAGAAGGTATTGATGAAGTTGATGAATCTAAATTAAAAGAATTCGAAAAAGCGTTAGAAGGAACAGTAGGTTTCGTAAACGAACGTGATGTTATCGAAGGAACCGTTACAAGAATTACTGATAGAGATGCAATTATCGATATCAACTCTAAGTCAGAGGGAGTAATTTCTTTAAACGAATTCCGTTACAATCCAGGTTTAAAACTTGGTGACTCTGTTGAGGTATTAGTTGACAAAAGAGAAGATGCTTCTGGTCAATTAGTATTATCTCACAAAAAAGCACGTGTTATTAAAGCATGGGAACGTGTTAATAATGCACATGAAACTGGTGAAATCGTTAACGGTTTTGTTAAGTGTAGAACTCGTGGAGGTATGATCGTTGATGTATTTGGTATTGAAGCATTCTTACCAGGTTCTCAAATTGATGTGAAGCCTATTAGAGATTACGATCAGTATGTAGAGAAAACTATGGAATTCAAAGTTGTGAAAATCAACCACGAATTTAAAAACGTAGTAGTATCGCATAAAGCATTAATTGAAGCTGATTTAGAAGATCAGAAGAAAGAAATCATCGGTCAATTAGAAAAAGGACAAGTATTAGAAGGTGTTGTTAAAAACATTACTTCTTATGGTGTATTTGTTGATTTAGGTGGTGTTGATGGTTTAGTTCATATTACTGATTTATCTTGGTCTCGTATTAACCACCCGAATGAGGTTGTTGAATTAGATCAGAAATTAAATGTTGTAATTTTAGACTTTGATGATAACAAATCTAGAATTCAATTAGGATTAAAACAATTATCTTCTCACCCTTGGGAAGCTTTAAATACTGATTTAAAAGTTGGTGATAAAGTTAAAGGAAAAGTTGTTGTTTTAGCTGATTATGGTGCTTTTGTTGAGGTTGAAGAAGGTGTTGAAGGTTTAATTCACGTTTCTGAAATGTCTTGGTCTACTCACTTACGTTCTGCGCAAGATTTCGTAAAAGTTGGTGATGAGGTTGAAGCTCAAATTTTAACTTTAGACCGTGAAGACCGTAAAATGTCTCTTGGTATGAAGCAATTACATCCAGACCCTTGGACTGACATTACTACTAAGTACCCTGTAAACTCTAAGCATACTGGTACGGTACGTAACTATACTAACTTTGGTGTGTTTGTTGAATTAGAAGAAGGAATTGACGGATTAGTTTATATCTCTGATTTATCTTGGACTAAGAAAATTAAGCACCCATCTGATTTTGTTACTGTTGGTGATAAATTAGATGTTCAAGTATTAGAATTAGATGTTGAAAACCGTAAGTTAAACTTAGGTCATAAGCAAACTCAAGATAATCCTTGGGATGCTCATGAAGCTACGTATTCTATAGGTTCTACTCACGAAGGTTCTATCAAGGAAAAGAATGATAAAGGTGCAACTGTAGTATTTGCAGATGGTATTGAAGCATTCGCTCCAACTCGTTTCTTAGAAAAAGAAGACGGTTCTAAATTAGAAAAAGGTGATGCTGTAAAGTTCATCGTTACTGAATTTAGTAAAGAATACAGAAGAATTGTTGTTTCTCATACTTCTCTTTTCAAAGAAGAAGAAAAGAAAAACATCAAGGCTGCTGCTAAAAAAGCTGCTGATGTAGAAAAAACTACTTTAGGAGATATTGGTGGATTAGCTGAATTAAAAAGAAAAATGGAAGGGAAATAA
- a CDS encoding IMPACT family protein, which yields MSDINNTDQNKIKDTYKTIDVLSEETLFKDRNSKFFGYAFPVSSEEQVKEAIEGLRKKHHTARHFCYAWQFGIEAEKMRFRANDDGEPSNSAGMPIYGQIQAFDVTNILIVSVRYFGGTKLGVGGLINAYRTSAKIALEASDIKEKTIDIDYQLNFGYDMMNKVQRVVKERNLNITAQKLEMDCEYIISVRKKDAQIVFDIFDNLFKVNIKRMDED from the coding sequence ATGAGTGATATAAATAACACAGACCAAAATAAAATTAAAGATACCTATAAAACAATTGATGTTTTATCCGAAGAAACTCTTTTTAAAGATAGAAATAGTAAATTCTTCGGATATGCTTTTCCTGTGTCATCCGAAGAACAGGTTAAAGAAGCCATAGAGGGATTGCGAAAAAAACATCATACAGCACGTCATTTTTGTTACGCTTGGCAATTTGGAATTGAAGCCGAAAAAATGCGTTTTAGAGCAAACGATGACGGCGAGCCAAGTAATTCGGCAGGAATGCCAATTTATGGGCAGATTCAAGCTTTCGATGTAACAAACATATTAATTGTATCGGTGCGTTATTTTGGCGGAACAAAGCTAGGCGTAGGCGGATTAATAAACGCATACAGAACCTCAGCAAAAATTGCTTTAGAAGCTTCTGATATCAAAGAAAAAACAATCGATATTGATTATCAATTGAATTTCGGTTACGATATGATGAATAAAGTGCAACGTGTTGTTAAAGAACGAAATTTAAACATCACAGCGCAAAAACTAGAAATGGATTGTGAATATATAATATCGGTTCGTAAAAAAGACGCACAAATAGTTTTTGATATTTTTGATAATCTGTTTAAGGTTAATATTAAAAGAATGGATGAAGATTAA
- a CDS encoding EamA family transporter: MIYLIISILIASSLFVIFKLFSTFKINTAQAIVVNYLIAFLFGFYNSETSTTLLQIPQQSWFIGAFILGILFIAIFNVMGITAQKNGLAVASVAGKMSVTIPIIFGVFLYDESIGFIKIIGVLLALTSVYLASAKSDTASVNLKDLKYPILLFLGSGCIDTLLKYMEISYVSKSAIPMFLATIFGCAFIFGCFFMALQVLKASILDKKIKSIQRKQETEQKGKQIIKNIIGGIVLGIPNYYSMAFLIKALKTEGLESSTLFTINNVSVVILTTIFALLFFKEKLVKKNWIGIGLAVISILVVASA, encoded by the coding sequence ATGATCTACCTTATTATCAGTATTTTAATTGCAAGTTCGTTATTTGTAATTTTCAAATTATTTTCAACTTTTAAAATAAACACCGCACAGGCAATTGTTGTCAATTATTTAATCGCATTTTTATTTGGGTTTTATAATTCAGAAACCAGCACAACTCTTTTGCAAATACCTCAGCAATCATGGTTTATTGGTGCGTTTATTTTAGGAATATTATTTATCGCAATATTTAATGTAATGGGAATTACCGCCCAAAAAAACGGCTTAGCCGTTGCCTCAGTAGCAGGGAAGATGTCTGTAACAATTCCGATTATTTTTGGCGTTTTTTTATACGATGAAAGTATTGGTTTTATCAAAATAATAGGTGTTTTATTAGCTTTAACATCAGTATATTTAGCATCGGCAAAAAGCGATACCGCTTCGGTGAATTTAAAAGACTTAAAATATCCGATTTTGTTGTTTTTAGGTTCAGGATGTATTGACACCTTGCTAAAGTATATGGAAATTTCCTATGTTTCTAAAAGTGCTATCCCGATGTTTTTAGCCACTATTTTTGGCTGTGCATTTATCTTCGGATGTTTTTTTATGGCTTTACAAGTTTTAAAAGCTTCAATTTTAGATAAAAAAATAAAAAGCATCCAAAGAAAACAAGAAACAGAACAAAAAGGGAAACAAATTATTAAAAATATTATTGGCGGAATTGTTTTAGGGATTCCGAATTATTATTCGATGGCATTTTTAATAAAAGCCTTAAAAACAGAAGGTTTAGAAAGTTCAACATTATTTACCATAAACAATGTATCGGTCGTTATTTTAACAACTATTTTCGCATTGCTATTCTTTAAAGAAAAACTCGTTAAAAAGAATTGGATAGGTATCGGATTGGCAGTTATTAGTATTTTAGTAGTCGCATCGGCATAA
- a CDS encoding HAD-IA family hydrolase: MNTIKNIIFDFGDIFINLDKQATHKEMAKLGVTSFSEDMMQTYYRYEMGLISTDEFIAFYQTKFPQISPADLVNAWNAILLDFPIRRLAFLKELAASKKYRLFLLSNTNDLHISWIQNNWGAELYQEFKNCFEQFYLSHEINFRKPNANIYEFVLNENNLIASETLFVDDLKENTDSAKKLGINVWNLTPGKEDVVSLLSYPFDAPLK; encoded by the coding sequence ATGAATACCATAAAAAATATAATTTTCGATTTTGGTGATATTTTCATCAACCTAGACAAACAAGCAACACACAAAGAAATGGCGAAACTTGGGGTTACAAGTTTTTCTGAAGATATGATGCAAACATATTACCGTTATGAAATGGGATTAATTTCTACGGATGAGTTTATTGCTTTTTATCAAACGAAATTTCCACAGATAAGCCCTGCAGATTTGGTAAACGCTTGGAATGCTATTTTGTTAGATTTCCCGATTCGCAGATTGGCATTTTTAAAAGAATTAGCGGCATCAAAAAAATACCGCTTGTTTTTGTTAAGCAACACCAACGATTTGCATATTTCATGGATTCAAAATAATTGGGGTGCGGAATTGTATCAAGAGTTTAAAAACTGCTTTGAACAATTTTATTTATCGCATGAAATAAATTTTAGAAAACCAAACGCTAATATTTACGAGTTTGTGTTAAATGAAAATAATTTAATAGCTTCAGAAACGCTTTTTGTAGATGATTTAAAAGAAAATACCGATTCGGCTAAAAAATTAGGCATTAACGTTTGGAATTTAACGCCAGGTAAAGAAGATGTAGTTTCGTTATTAAGTTATCCTTTTGATGCGCCGCTCAAATAA